A single genomic interval of Trinickia acidisoli harbors:
- a CDS encoding tetratricopeptide repeat protein, with product MNGVKDIARGGAVMAGGAQVHQRLVRESLEHLQAGRAAEAQRSARFAIACNPDSGFAHLLLALSHSGMGHLDEAIAVFRHAVALAPEDAQIHYNYAVTLASTGQTSLAMLEYQLCLELAPAFADALWNYGEMLRMREHFARALECFDRLLGIEGRMRPKMAHRMAVCCAYLGLQERADSLFRQQLAEDDDPLTHWEYSHFLLGCGRIDDAWVHYARRFEAGQKISLRCADYPYPRWTGELRSGTLLLLHGEQGAGDEILFSSYLEPLLARAGAIGATVVTACRPSLVRLFEASFPRLDVLPHEVLKPAVLGSSLLREHADICHAPIGDLPLWVKKDSAPVAYLRPHPDDVQYMRALLPRTVDTRLRIGIAWSSNPVSTEDNRRQRNVPAPHIAELIEVLEQKIPGIEFYSLQTDEHRSELAAMSDVSVRDMSRHLTDFSRTAALMGEMDVVVTVCTSIANLAGAMGCATKVLLQKYGDWRWYQDSTWYPHVKTYRQKMKSNWVDPLRELMADLSPAHSLCDDSGS from the coding sequence GTGAACGGGGTGAAAGATATTGCCCGAGGCGGTGCCGTCATGGCGGGTGGCGCACAGGTGCACCAGCGGCTGGTGCGTGAGTCGCTTGAACATCTTCAGGCAGGACGCGCGGCCGAGGCGCAGCGATCTGCGCGCTTTGCGATAGCCTGTAATCCTGACAGTGGTTTTGCCCACCTCCTTCTTGCACTATCCCATAGTGGCATGGGCCACCTCGATGAAGCGATTGCCGTATTCAGACATGCGGTAGCACTTGCTCCTGAGGACGCGCAGATTCACTACAACTATGCTGTAACTTTGGCTTCAACTGGCCAGACGTCGTTGGCGATGCTTGAGTACCAGTTGTGTCTTGAGCTCGCCCCCGCTTTTGCAGATGCGTTGTGGAACTACGGTGAGATGCTGCGTATGCGGGAGCATTTCGCACGGGCGCTCGAATGTTTTGACCGGCTGTTGGGTATTGAAGGGCGTATGCGCCCGAAAATGGCGCACCGGATGGCGGTATGCTGCGCCTACCTCGGACTGCAGGAACGCGCAGATAGTCTTTTCCGGCAGCAGCTTGCCGAAGACGATGATCCGTTGACGCACTGGGAATATTCGCATTTTCTGCTCGGCTGCGGCCGTATCGATGACGCGTGGGTGCACTATGCGCGACGTTTCGAGGCTGGCCAGAAAATTAGTCTGCGTTGTGCCGACTATCCTTATCCCCGATGGACGGGCGAGTTGAGGTCTGGCACCCTGCTGCTGCTCCATGGTGAGCAGGGCGCCGGGGACGAGATCCTGTTCAGTAGCTATCTCGAGCCATTGCTCGCGCGTGCCGGGGCTATTGGCGCGACAGTGGTGACAGCCTGCCGTCCCTCACTGGTCAGACTTTTTGAAGCAAGCTTCCCCCGTCTGGATGTGCTTCCACATGAGGTCCTCAAGCCCGCGGTACTTGGCAGCTCGCTGTTACGGGAGCACGCCGATATCTGCCACGCGCCAATTGGCGATCTGCCGCTGTGGGTGAAAAAGGACAGTGCCCCCGTGGCATATCTTCGACCCCATCCGGATGATGTGCAGTACATGCGGGCACTATTGCCACGCACGGTTGATACACGCCTGAGGATCGGTATTGCGTGGAGTTCGAATCCGGTCTCGACGGAGGATAACCGCCGTCAGCGCAATGTGCCGGCACCGCATATAGCTGAATTGATTGAAGTTCTTGAGCAGAAAATACCTGGGATTGAGTTTTACAGTCTGCAGACCGACGAGCATCGGTCTGAGCTTGCTGCGATGTCCGATGTCAGTGTGCGTGACATGAGTAGGCACCTGACGGATTTCAGCCGCACAGCTGCGCTGATGGGGGAAATGGACGTCGTAGTGACGGTGTGTACATCGATCGCGAATCTGGCTGGAGCAATGGGATGCGCCACGAAGGTACTTCTGCAGAAGTACGGCGACTGGCGCTGGTACCAGGACTCAACATGGTATCCACACGTGAAAACGTATCGGCAGAAGATGAAATCGAACTGGGTCGATCCGCTGCGAGAGCTGATGGCAGATCTCTCTCCTGCACATAGTTTGTGCGATGACAGTGGGTCATGA